The Schistocerca nitens isolate TAMUIC-IGC-003100 chromosome 12, iqSchNite1.1, whole genome shotgun sequence genome has a window encoding:
- the LOC126214920 gene encoding uncharacterized protein LOC126214920, with protein MSSPPAPPGNGGSNSNGSGGAGVTWWAMMNGSLYEDSPPPPPHQVIVQATPPPPSGPPPPPQQQQQQPPPPQQAPAPPPSRTAATPGSPPAPPPQAPTTGGGPTSATSTSSGSASGSSTPAASAGAPPGALAPPPQPQQTPPPQQAPPPPHSDASVEATPANTGSTTTSAGPLHIPAKRLTYADCPPDVGLGGAAPPGLAGGNGAGAAALAGAGVIRHSQSAVSQGSGGGAGGQPWSAYDSFEQHYPPPPPTYYNLAAEPGAGSGGGGAGSGGGGGAGSVRSSKSSSSTSSTSMAANAVAAAAALSFWSPANVASSGAGGGSAGGGGGGGGGGGGAGSGGSGTNSGGGNTPEYKYSAAVGAGSGGGAQDCHQGFSPQSWCNYSAYGSRHHPGAAAAHVDPHHHHHHHHQYSAEDRGRVAAAMYGAPDPVPTSPYPPPGRTRSGAKQLPPPV; from the exons GTGATAGTCCAGGCGACGCCGCCCCCACCGTCcgggcccccgccgcccccgcagcagcagcagcagcagccgccgcccccgcagcaggcgccggcgccgccgcccaGCAGGACCGCCGCGACGCCCGGCAGccccccggcgccgcccccgcaggCTCCCACGACCGGCGGCGGCCCGACGAGCGCCACCTCGACGAGCAGCGGCAGCGCCAGCGGCAGCAGCACGCCCGCCGCCTCCGCCGGCGCGCCCCCGGGCGCCCtcgcgccgcccccgcagccgcagcAGACGCCGCCCCCGCagcaggcgccgccgccgccgcacagcGACGCGAGCGTCGAGGCCACGCCCGCCAACACCGGCAGCACGACGACGTCGGCCGGCCCGCTGCACATCCCGGCCAAGCGGCTGACGTACGCCGACTGCCCGCCAGACGTGGGCCTCGGCGGCGCCGCGCCGCCCGGGCTCGCCGGCGGCAACGGCGCGGGCGCCGCGGCGCTCGCCGGCGCTGGCGTCATCCGCCACTCGCAG AGCGCTGTGTCGCAGGGCTCCGGAGGAGGCGCGGGGGGCCAGCCGTGGTCGGCGTACGACTCGTTCGAGCAGCACTACCCACCGCCCCCGCCCACCTACTATAACCTGGCAGCGGAGCCCGGCGCGGGCAGCGGCGGAGGCGGCGCGGGttccgggggcggcggcggcgcgggcaGCGTCCGCTCCTCCAAGTCTTCGTCGTCCACTTCCTCCACCTCGATGGCGGCCAACGCAGTAGCGGCGGCCGCGGCACTCAGCTTCTGGTCGCCGGCCAACGTGGCGTCGTCGGGCGCCGGGGGCGGCAGCGCGGGaggcgggggtggcggcggcgggggcggcggcggcgcgggcagcggcggcagcggtACCAACTCCGGCGGCGGCAACACGCCCGAGTACAAGTACTCGGCGGCGGTGGGGGCGGGCTCCGGGGGCGGCGCGCAGGACTGCCACCAGGGCTTCTCGCCGCAGTCGTGGTGCAACTACTCGGCGTACGGCTCGCGCCACCacccgggggcggcggcggcgcacGTCGacccgcaccaccaccaccaccaccaccaccagtactcGGCCGAGGACCGCGGCCGCGTCGCCGCCGCCATG TACGGCGCGCCGGACCCCGTGCCCACGTCGCCGTACCCGCCCCCAGGTAGGACGCGCTCCGGCGCAAAGCAGCTGCCTCCGCCGGTATAA